A DNA window from Brenneria izadpanahii contains the following coding sequences:
- the fusA gene encoding elongation factor G: protein MARTTPIARYRNIGISAHIDAGKTTTTERILFYTGVNHKIGEVHDGAATMDWMAQEQERGITITSAATTAFWSGMAKQYEPHRINIIDTPGHVDFTIEVERSMRVLDGAVMVYCAVGGVQPQSETVWRQANKYKVPRIAFVNKMDRMGANFLKVVGQIKTRLGANPVPLQLAIGAEEHFTGVVDLVKMKAINWNEADQGITFTYEDIPADMQDLAQEWHQNLVESAAEASEELMDKYLGGEELSEEEIKKALRQRVLNNEIILVTCGSAFKNKGVQAMLDAVIEYLPAPTDVPAIKGILDDGKDTPAERHSDDKEPFAALAFKIATDPFVGNLTFFRVYSGVVNSGDTVLNSVKAQRERFGRIVQMHANKREEIKEVRAGDIAAAIGLKDVTTGDTLCDPDHAIILERMEFPEPVISIAVEPKTKADQEKMGLALGRLAKEDPSFRVWTDEESNQTIIAGMGELHLEIIVDRMRREFNVEANIGKPQVAYRETIRDTVKDVEGKHAKQSGGRGQYGHVVIDMYPLEPGGAGYEFVNEIKGGVIPGEYIPAVDKGIQEQLKSGPLAGYPVVDLGVRLHFGSYHDVDSSELAFKLAASIAFKEAFKRAKPVLLEPVMKVEVETPEDYMGDVIGDLNRRRGIIEGMEDTATGKTIRAQVPLSEMFGYATDLRSQTQGRASYSMEFLKYAEAPNNVAQAVIEARSK, encoded by the coding sequence ATGGCTCGTACAACACCTATTGCACGCTACCGCAATATCGGTATCAGTGCACACATCGACGCCGGTAAAACCACCACGACTGAACGTATTCTGTTCTACACGGGTGTGAACCATAAAATCGGTGAAGTTCATGATGGCGCAGCTACCATGGACTGGATGGCGCAGGAGCAGGAGCGTGGGATCACCATTACTTCTGCTGCGACGACTGCTTTTTGGTCTGGTATGGCCAAGCAGTATGAACCCCATCGTATCAACATCATCGACACCCCGGGACACGTTGACTTCACTATCGAAGTAGAACGTTCCATGCGTGTTCTTGATGGTGCAGTAATGGTTTACTGCGCAGTCGGTGGCGTTCAGCCGCAGTCTGAAACCGTATGGCGTCAGGCGAATAAATATAAAGTGCCGCGCATTGCGTTCGTTAACAAAATGGACCGCATGGGTGCGAACTTCCTGAAAGTGGTTGGCCAGATCAAAACCCGCTTGGGCGCGAATCCGGTACCGCTGCAGTTAGCTATTGGCGCTGAAGAACACTTCACCGGCGTTGTAGACCTGGTGAAAATGAAAGCTATCAACTGGAATGAAGCCGATCAGGGCATCACCTTCACTTATGAAGATATTCCGGCTGATATGCAGGATCTGGCTCAGGAATGGCACCAGAATCTGGTTGAGTCCGCGGCTGAAGCTTCTGAAGAGCTGATGGACAAATACCTGGGCGGTGAAGAACTGTCCGAAGAAGAAATCAAAAAAGCATTGCGTCAGCGCGTTCTGAACAACGAAATCATTCTGGTTACTTGTGGTTCCGCGTTCAAGAACAAAGGCGTACAGGCAATGCTGGATGCCGTTATCGAGTATCTGCCGGCTCCGACCGATGTACCTGCTATCAAGGGTATTTTGGACGACGGTAAAGACACTCCGGCTGAGCGTCATTCTGACGATAAAGAACCGTTTGCTGCGTTGGCGTTCAAAATCGCCACCGACCCGTTTGTGGGTAACCTGACGTTCTTCCGCGTTTACTCCGGTGTGGTTAACTCCGGCGATACAGTGCTGAACTCAGTAAAAGCTCAGCGCGAACGTTTCGGTCGTATCGTTCAGATGCACGCCAACAAACGTGAAGAGATCAAAGAAGTTCGCGCGGGCGATATTGCTGCGGCAATCGGCCTGAAAGATGTGACCACTGGCGATACGCTGTGCGATCCGGATCACGCGATTATTCTGGAACGTATGGAATTCCCTGAACCGGTTATTTCCATCGCGGTAGAACCTAAAACCAAAGCCGACCAGGAAAAAATGGGTCTGGCTCTGGGACGTTTGGCGAAAGAAGACCCGTCTTTCCGCGTATGGACAGACGAAGAATCTAACCAGACGATCATCGCCGGTATGGGCGAGCTGCACCTGGAAATCATCGTTGACCGTATGCGTCGCGAGTTCAACGTAGAAGCCAACATCGGTAAACCTCAGGTTGCTTACCGTGAAACCATCCGCGATACCGTTAAGGATGTGGAAGGGAAACACGCGAAACAGTCTGGTGGCCGCGGTCAGTACGGTCATGTCGTTATCGACATGTATCCGCTGGAGCCGGGTGGCGCTGGTTACGAATTCGTCAACGAAATCAAGGGTGGTGTTATTCCTGGCGAATACATCCCTGCCGTTGACAAAGGTATTCAGGAACAGCTGAAATCAGGTCCTCTGGCCGGTTATCCGGTAGTAGACTTGGGCGTTCGTCTGCATTTCGGTTCTTACCACGATGTCGACTCCTCTGAATTGGCGTTTAAACTGGCAGCATCAATCGCGTTTAAAGAAGCGTTTAAACGTGCTAAGCCGGTTCTGCTGGAACCCGTCATGAAAGTGGAAGTTGAAACGCCTGAAGACTACATGGGTGATGTAATCGGTGACTTGAACCGTCGCCGCGGTATCATCGAAGGTATGGAAGATACCGCTACAGGTAAGACTATTCGTGCCCAGGTACCGTTATCCGAAATGTTTGGGTATGCTACCGATCTGCGTTCGCAGACTCAGGGTCGTGCTTCTTACTCCATGGAGTTCCTGAAGTACGCTGAAGCGCCGAACAACGTGGCTCAGGCCGTTATTGAAGCCCGTAGTAAATAA